In Primulina huaijiensis isolate GDHJ02 chromosome 4, ASM1229523v2, whole genome shotgun sequence, a genomic segment contains:
- the LOC140975122 gene encoding biotin--protein ligase 2-like isoform X2, producing MELQSSTTLVLCGKSTVENELARCLKSNNRLKLPDGSPLNVVLNSEIECIDRTENEGTFCVNSYMSSLSTSRFGRLLVYSPKLASTHDVVSHNFEELPVGGVCVADVQFKGRGRSKNVWESPKGCLMYSFTIQMEDGRVVPLVQYVVSLAMTEAINDVCRNSGMPHLNVRIKWPNDLYLDGAKVGGILCTSVYKSKKFNISSGVGLNVSNQKPTTCLNSVLQRLTPCAHQLQLEDIIAAFFNKFESFYDIFINQGFQTLEELYYKTWLHSGQRVIVQEKNEKRESISEDVVIIQGLTPSGYLLAVTEEDGQTCELHPDGNSFDFFKGLVRRKLT from the exons aTGGAGCTGCAATCGTCTACGACGTTGGTGTTGTGCGGGAAATCGACTGTGGAAAATGAATTAGCCAGGTGCTTGAAGAGTAACAACAGATTGAAGCTCCCCGATGGTTCTCCATTAAAcgtcgtcttgaattcggagaTAGAATGCATAGATAGGACTGAAAATGAAGGAACTTTTTGCGTGAATTCGTATATGAGTTCGCTCTCAACTTCTCGTTTTGGAAGGCTGCTTGTTTACTCTCCGAAATTGGCTTCCACACATGATGTTGTCTCACA TAATTTCGAGGAGTTGCCTGTCGGTGGAGTATGTGTTGCTGATGTACAGTTCAAAGGCAGAG GACGGTCAAAAAATGTTTGGGAATCACCAAAGGGGTGCCTTATGTATTCATTCACAATACAGATGGAGGATGGCCGAGTTGTCCCATTGGTGCAATATGTGGTTAGTCTGGCGATGACTGAGGCAATTAATGATGTTTGTCGGAATAGT GGCATGCCACATCTCAACGTCAGAATAAAATGGCCAAATGATTTGTATTTAGATGGTGCTAAGGTGGGAGGAATTTTGTGCACATCAGTATATAAGTCAAAGAAGTTTAATATCAGTTCTG GGGTTGGCTTGAATGTTAGTAATCAGAAACCAACGACATGCTTGAATTCAGTTCTGCAAAGATTGACACCATGCGCTCACCAATTGCAACTTGAAGATATCATTGCAGCTTTCTTCAACAAATTTGagagtttttatgatattttcataaatcaag GCTTTCAAACTCTTGAAGAATTATACTACAAGACGTGGTTGCACAG TGGACAAAGAGTCATAGTTCAGGAAAAGAACGAGAAGCGAGAATCAATATCAGAAGATGTGGTCATAATCCAG GGCTTAACACCTTCCGGCTACCTATTAGCTGTCA